In Streptomyces chartreusis NRRL 3882, the following are encoded in one genomic region:
- a CDS encoding alpha/beta hydrolase family protein, whose product MRTARATAAAVTALIGAGAAAVAAGRFASDAALKAPPGRPLPTEPRLTVHGTAAGQISLTRDLAALRPGRYGLSGNGSHAVVGPVLADTPHPADTVVRRLERVTHGTLKPGDKAWLTPNVYVGNPSAALGIEHDDVDIPGELGALPAWFVPGARDTWVIAVHGLGTTRELAMNVLGFLHSNHFPVLALAYRGDLGAPRPPDGLSHLGETEWRDLDAAIRYAVRHGARQVVLHGWSTGATMALRAAAHSELSDRVSGLVLDSPVLSWEATLRALAAARRTPGVLLPLAVRAAQGRTGLYGDRVPGAALAAGLRVPSLVLHGPDDTVAPWQLSRRLAGARPDLVAFRTVGNAPHGAMWNADPQGYEEALRRFLTPLM is encoded by the coding sequence GTGCGCACCGCCAGAGCGACGGCCGCTGCCGTCACCGCCCTGATCGGAGCCGGAGCTGCCGCCGTGGCCGCCGGACGGTTCGCCAGTGACGCCGCGCTCAAGGCGCCTCCCGGCCGGCCCCTGCCCACCGAACCCCGGCTCACCGTGCACGGCACCGCCGCGGGGCAGATCAGCCTCACCCGCGACCTGGCCGCCCTGCGGCCCGGCCGCTACGGCCTGTCCGGCAACGGCTCCCACGCGGTCGTCGGCCCCGTCCTGGCCGACACCCCGCATCCCGCCGACACCGTCGTACGCCGCCTGGAGCGGGTCACCCACGGCACCCTGAAACCCGGCGACAAGGCCTGGCTCACCCCGAACGTGTACGTCGGCAACCCGAGCGCCGCCCTCGGCATCGAACACGACGACGTCGACATACCCGGCGAACTCGGCGCCCTGCCCGCGTGGTTCGTCCCCGGCGCCCGGGACACCTGGGTGATCGCCGTGCACGGCCTCGGCACCACCCGGGAACTCGCCATGAACGTCTTGGGGTTCCTGCACAGCAACCACTTCCCGGTGCTCGCCCTCGCCTACCGTGGCGACCTGGGCGCGCCCCGCCCGCCCGACGGCCTGAGCCACCTCGGCGAGACCGAGTGGCGCGACCTCGACGCGGCGATCCGGTACGCCGTGCGCCACGGCGCCCGGCAGGTCGTCCTGCACGGCTGGTCCACCGGCGCCACCATGGCCCTGCGCGCCGCCGCGCACTCGGAACTGAGCGACCGCGTCTCCGGGCTCGTCCTGGACTCCCCGGTGCTCAGCTGGGAGGCCACCCTGCGCGCCCTCGCCGCGGCCCGCCGCACCCCGGGCGTGCTGCTGCCCCTGGCGGTCCGCGCCGCACAGGGCCGCACCGGCCTCTACGGCGACCGCGTCCCGGGCGCGGCCCTCGCCGCCGGGCTCCGGGTCCCGTCGCTCGTCCTCCACGGACCGGACGACACGGTGGCCCCCTGGCAGCTCTCCCGCCGGCTCGCCGGCGCGCGCCCCGACCTCGTCGCCTTCCGCACCGTCGGCAACGCGCCCCACGGAGCGATGTGGAACGCCGACCCGCAAGGCTACGAGGAGGCCCTGCGCCGCTTCCTGACCCCTCTCATGTGA